Proteins from a single region of Desulfovibrio sp. UCD-KL4C:
- the murA gene encoding UDP-N-acetylglucosamine 1-carboxyvinyltransferase gives MDKLVIEGGVALKGPIRVSGAKNAALPILLACLLPEGQVNLTNVPRLRDIHTTLKLLDILGCETSFDGNNVTSIVKDLKVEAPYDLVKTMRASVLCLGPLLALKGEAKVALPGGCAIGARPVDLHLSAFEKMGAEFDLESGYIHGRCAHLKGAHINFDFPTVGGTENVLMAAALADGHSTIENAAREPEVEDLANFLIACGAKITGQGTSVIEVDGVSSLKGCDYRVMPDRIEAGTYMVAAAMTDGELLIEDCPFQELDAVVYKLREMGMWIEEEKGGVLVRRNGDLAGVDITTQPFPGFPTDMQAQLMTLMCLSKGAGTIEEKIFENRFMHVQELLRMGANIKLKGRTAMIRGVESLAGAPVMASDLRASASLVVAALAATGRTDIQRIYHLDRGYERLEEKLCGVGAKIWREKE, from the coding sequence ATGGATAAATTAGTAATTGAAGGTGGAGTAGCATTAAAAGGTCCTATTCGCGTAAGTGGTGCAAAAAATGCGGCTTTGCCGATTCTGCTTGCGTGTCTTCTGCCAGAAGGACAGGTTAATTTGACCAATGTGCCTCGCCTTAGAGATATTCACACAACTCTTAAGCTTTTAGATATTCTGGGTTGCGAAACGTCTTTTGACGGAAATAACGTCACAAGTATCGTTAAAGATCTAAAAGTTGAGGCTCCGTATGATCTGGTTAAGACCATGCGTGCCTCTGTGTTGTGTCTTGGGCCGCTTCTGGCTCTAAAAGGTGAGGCGAAGGTGGCTCTGCCCGGCGGATGCGCTATAGGGGCGCGTCCAGTCGATTTACACCTATCCGCATTTGAAAAGATGGGTGCGGAATTTGATCTGGAATCAGGTTATATTCATGGACGTTGCGCTCATCTCAAGGGCGCGCATATTAATTTTGATTTTCCTACTGTGGGCGGAACAGAAAACGTGCTTATGGCGGCTGCTCTTGCTGATGGTCATTCTACTATCGAAAATGCCGCGCGTGAGCCTGAAGTTGAAGACCTTGCAAATTTCCTTATTGCTTGCGGAGCAAAAATCACAGGACAGGGAACAAGTGTAATTGAAGTTGATGGTGTCTCATCCCTTAAAGGGTGTGATTATAGAGTAATGCCTGACCGCATTGAGGCTGGAACTTACATGGTTGCCGCAGCAATGACTGACGGAGAATTACTTATTGAGGATTGTCCATTTCAGGAACTTGATGCCGTGGTTTATAAACTGCGCGAAATGGGTATGTGGATCGAAGAAGAAAAAGGTGGCGTTCTTGTGCGTAGGAATGGTGATCTGGCTGGTGTTGATATCACAACTCAGCCTTTTCCAGGATTCCCAACCGATATGCAGGCTCAGCTGATGACTTTGATGTGTCTCTCTAAAGGGGCTGGTACCATCGAAGAAAAAATCTTTGAAAATAGATTTATGCATGTTCAGGAACTTCTCAGAATGGGCGCAAATATTAAGCTTAAAGGTCGCACGGCTATGATCAGAGGTGTTGAAAGTCTGGCCGGAGCTCCTGTTATGGCTTCCGATCTGCGTGCCAGTGCCTCACTTGTTGTCGCAGCTCTTGCCGCAACTGGCAGAACAGATATTCAGCGTATCTATCATCTGGACAGAGGGTACGAACGCCTTGAGGAAAAACTTTGTGGTGTCGGGGCTAAAATTTGGCGTGAGAAAGAGTAG
- a CDS encoding DNA internalization-related competence protein ComEC/Rec2, translated as MSKSDLKSCSVSRPGIPGLLFWQKLVPAFVLGILSIKWLVPCVAVFLIYVVILFLFKLQKGAIVLLVLVFALGSFYASSVLPTPPEGMPDWMAHKKKVYVDAEISAIKGAPGNKLKILLKNVICTTSHKTSGPSISETVNDVTKLNGNLIWTWAYPDVFPVKGQKVSFFIKVKPIHGFKNEGVWDYDFYQRTKNIFYRFYTRGKLKNAELHPVNLDFWERVRADLRSRIVRNSPATQGGAIFPALLTGDRFFLSRDTVELIRRAGISHLLALSGLHVGFVASIGFALAWLIGLFFPQIYLKIPRVKLAVILAAPFVLFYLWLGQLSPSLLRAVCMFGFWGILLLVNRDRVLLDGLFLAVVVILGFSPLSAFDLGFQLSVLAVGGIAVFFPYFQAILPAGKTFIGKVVYFVLAVLAVSLCANIAILPITIWNFGVLIPNLIFNVLWIPFLGFFLMPICGVGGIVMSFVSTAVSQKLFLLGASCFDKMFALVQLSVSVGFLPEYAVYRPKWEEFIIYYLILLLYIFVNKKRQIRLAIIFLIIMLLTVRVGGMYKAGELPGIGPEFVKVDVLDTGQSQCVVITGPRGSRTVVDGGGAFGDSFDVGRAIVGQWLSWGHLPKVDNIFLSHPDRDHSGGLAYLLEKFNVDHFYSNGDMPSGVIGERFQKVFAKHKVIPEELERGDVILLESGLTLQVFHPYADFNGKRNDCSLFLRLVWNGKGLVCIPGDIEKKGIKALLHHDDDLVAEVLVLPHHGSAGAFSPDLYERVNPRLAIAACGFLNRYNFVADKVEQEFHRRHVKVYKTSEKGMISVKWNKFGKIDIHP; from the coding sequence ATGAGCAAAAGTGATCTTAAATCATGTTCAGTAAGCAGGCCCGGAATCCCGGGCCTGCTTTTTTGGCAGAAGCTGGTTCCGGCTTTTGTTCTTGGGATATTATCAATTAAGTGGCTGGTTCCGTGCGTTGCAGTTTTTTTAATTTATGTCGTAATTTTATTTTTATTTAAACTTCAAAAGGGTGCGATTGTTCTGCTTGTGCTTGTGTTTGCGCTGGGCAGTTTTTATGCATCGTCTGTATTGCCGACTCCTCCTGAAGGTATGCCTGACTGGATGGCGCATAAGAAAAAAGTTTATGTTGATGCTGAAATTTCAGCTATTAAGGGTGCTCCTGGTAACAAACTAAAGATTTTACTTAAAAATGTTATTTGTACCACTTCGCATAAAACTTCAGGCCCAAGTATTTCCGAAACAGTTAACGATGTAACAAAGCTCAATGGTAATTTAATTTGGACATGGGCTTATCCTGATGTTTTTCCTGTTAAGGGACAGAAAGTGAGTTTTTTTATAAAAGTTAAACCTATTCACGGCTTCAAGAACGAAGGCGTGTGGGATTACGACTTTTATCAAAGAACTAAAAATATTTTTTATCGGTTTTATACACGTGGAAAACTTAAGAACGCCGAGCTTCACCCTGTTAATCTTGATTTTTGGGAAAGAGTGCGTGCTGATTTACGCAGTAGAATTGTCCGCAATTCTCCTGCAACACAAGGTGGCGCAATTTTTCCGGCACTGCTTACCGGGGACAGATTCTTTTTATCGCGGGATACCGTTGAGCTTATACGCAGAGCCGGAATTTCGCATTTGTTGGCTCTTTCTGGTTTGCATGTGGGGTTTGTGGCATCAATCGGTTTTGCGCTGGCGTGGTTGATCGGCTTATTCTTTCCGCAAATTTATCTCAAAATTCCTCGTGTTAAGCTGGCTGTTATTCTGGCTGCTCCTTTTGTGCTTTTTTATTTATGGCTGGGACAATTGTCGCCGTCTCTTTTGCGCGCAGTGTGTATGTTCGGGTTCTGGGGAATATTGTTGCTCGTGAACAGGGACAGAGTGCTCTTGGATGGTCTATTTCTAGCCGTAGTTGTTATACTCGGATTTTCTCCGCTCAGTGCTTTTGATCTCGGTTTTCAGCTTTCCGTGCTTGCTGTTGGCGGGATAGCTGTTTTTTTCCCATATTTCCAAGCGATTCTTCCTGCCGGAAAGACTTTCATCGGCAAGGTTGTTTATTTTGTGTTGGCGGTGTTGGCGGTCAGCTTGTGCGCAAATATTGCAATTTTGCCGATTACAATCTGGAATTTTGGTGTATTGATTCCAAATTTGATTTTTAATGTTTTGTGGATTCCTTTTTTAGGTTTTTTTCTCATGCCGATTTGCGGTGTTGGCGGTATTGTCATGTCTTTTGTCAGTACAGCCGTTTCACAGAAGTTATTTTTATTAGGCGCAAGCTGTTTCGATAAAATGTTTGCACTTGTGCAACTTTCTGTTTCTGTTGGGTTTTTACCAGAATATGCGGTTTATAGGCCTAAGTGGGAAGAATTTATAATATATTATCTCATTTTATTGCTTTACATTTTTGTTAATAAAAAACGGCAGATCAGGCTTGCAATTATTTTTCTAATCATTATGCTCTTAACTGTTCGTGTAGGCGGAATGTATAAAGCCGGAGAGCTTCCAGGAATCGGTCCTGAGTTTGTAAAGGTGGATGTTCTTGATACCGGACAATCGCAGTGTGTCGTTATTACAGGGCCTAGGGGGAGTCGGACTGTAGTTGACGGGGGCGGTGCTTTTGGAGACTCGTTCGATGTAGGCAGAGCTATTGTTGGACAATGGCTGTCATGGGGGCATTTGCCGAAAGTTGATAATATTTTTCTCTCTCATCCTGATCGTGATCATTCAGGTGGTTTGGCTTATTTGCTTGAAAAATTTAATGTTGACCATTTTTATTCAAATGGGGATATGCCGAGCGGTGTTATAGGTGAAAGGTTTCAAAAAGTGTTTGCTAAACACAAAGTGATTCCTGAAGAATTAGAACGGGGTGATGTCATTCTGTTGGAATCAGGGTTGACATTACAGGTTTTCCATCCGTACGCTGATTTTAATGGAAAACGAAATGATTGTTCACTTTTTTTAAGATTGGTTTGGAATGGTAAAGGGCTTGTTTGTATTCCCGGTGATATTGAAAAGAAGGGAATTAAGGCATTGCTTCATCATGATGATGACCTGGTTGCAGAGGTGCTTGTTTTACCGCATCATGGCAGTGCGGGAGCTTTTTCTCCTGATTTATATGAAAGAGTAAATCCTAGACTTGCTATTGCCGCGTGTGGTTTTTTAAACAGGTATAATTTTGTAGCGGACAAGGTCGAGCAGGAGTTTCATAGGAGACATGTCAAAGTATATAAAACCTCTGAAAAAGGTATGATCTCAGTAAAATGGAATAAGTTTGGTAAAATTGATATTCATCCTTGA
- a CDS encoding response regulator, giving the protein MRMLIVDDDFYCRNMLHEIMKPYAQCDIAVNGEEAVCAFKQALEDGKGYDLVCLDLVMPEMDGQQALREIRAIEKDFNVHIKEAVKVIVTTMLDDRKETHDAFFLGGATSYLVKPIEEDKLIKEMKNLGFSI; this is encoded by the coding sequence ATGCGAATGCTTATTGTTGACGATGATTTTTACTGCCGCAATATGTTGCATGAGATCATGAAACCTTACGCGCAATGTGATATTGCTGTTAATGGTGAAGAGGCTGTATGTGCCTTTAAGCAGGCCTTAGAAGATGGGAAAGGATATGATTTAGTTTGTTTAGACTTAGTCATGCCGGAAATGGACGGACAGCAGGCTCTGCGTGAGATTAGAGCTATTGAGAAAGACTTTAATGTTCACATAAAGGAGGCGGTGAAAGTTATTGTTACTACAATGCTTGATGACCGTAAGGAAACGCATGATGCCTTTTTCCTTGGAGGGGCAACATCTTATCTGGTAAAGCCTATCGAAGAAGATAAGCTGATAAAAGAAATGAAAAATTTAGGTTTCTCAATATAG
- a CDS encoding regulatory iron-sulfur-containing complex subunit RicT, with protein MSQILGVKFNDFGQIYYFSSGPFVVREGHSVIVKTEQGMGLGKVFVVQQDLPEDVTEESVKTIYRLAGEEDLVIDTENKELSRSALKHCKGCIDGQKLEMKLVDVEVFFDRSKMIFYFTAPGRIDFRELVKDLVKEYRTRIELRQIGVRHETQMLGAIGNCGQICCCRRFMRKFMPVTIRMAKEQNLFLNPTKISGICGRLLCCLSFEQDNYEQFHKRCPKIGKRYNTAHGNVKVTRTNFFSNTVTILPENADEIEICLDEWPDVLKATSPDQLAKKELPKDDSDSESREPSVRNNYRGRSGSGKSSGAGQTKRPERPKPVRPERPRPQKKKRPFVSCDSPETIKDVAPEEVRTEPVVAPESESQVKKPSSRNRRPSRRRRRKKPSGGSD; from the coding sequence ATGTCTCAAATTTTAGGTGTTAAATTTAATGACTTCGGTCAAATATATTATTTTTCCTCCGGACCTTTTGTTGTCCGTGAAGGGCATTCGGTAATTGTTAAAACTGAGCAGGGAATGGGACTTGGTAAAGTCTTTGTTGTTCAGCAGGATTTGCCGGAAGATGTAACTGAAGAATCAGTTAAAACCATATACAGACTGGCTGGCGAGGAAGATCTTGTTATCGATACCGAGAACAAGGAACTATCGCGAAGTGCACTCAAACATTGTAAAGGGTGTATTGACGGTCAAAAACTAGAAATGAAGCTTGTTGATGTTGAGGTTTTCTTTGATCGCAGCAAGATGATTTTTTATTTTACAGCTCCTGGAAGAATTGATTTTCGCGAGCTTGTTAAAGATTTGGTTAAAGAATACAGAACACGTATTGAACTCAGGCAGATAGGTGTCCGGCATGAAACTCAGATGCTTGGAGCCATCGGTAACTGCGGACAGATCTGTTGTTGTCGACGCTTTATGCGTAAATTTATGCCTGTCACGATCCGTATGGCAAAAGAACAGAATCTTTTTCTTAATCCGACAAAGATTTCCGGTATATGCGGTCGTCTCTTGTGCTGTCTGTCTTTTGAGCAGGATAATTATGAGCAGTTTCACAAACGTTGTCCTAAAATCGGCAAACGTTACAACACTGCTCACGGTAATGTTAAAGTTACAAGGACGAATTTTTTCAGTAATACTGTGACAATTCTTCCGGAAAATGCAGATGAAATTGAAATTTGTCTTGATGAGTGGCCGGATGTTTTAAAAGCGACTTCACCTGACCAACTTGCTAAAAAGGAACTTCCGAAAGATGATTCAGACTCTGAAAGCCGTGAGCCTAGCGTTCGGAATAATTATAGAGGGCGATCAGGATCTGGCAAATCTTCGGGGGCAGGGCAGACTAAGCGTCCCGAACGTCCTAAACCAGTTAGGCCGGAACGTCCTCGCCCGCAGAAAAAGAAGCGTCCTTTTGTAAGTTGTGATAGCCCCGAAACAATTAAGGATGTTGCGCCTGAAGAAGTTCGTACAGAACCTGTAGTGGCTCCTGAATCAGAATCGCAAGTTAAGAAGCCGTCTTCTAGGAATCGTCGCCCGTCAAGGCGTAGACGCAGGAAAAAGCCGTCCGGTGGGTCAGATTAA